A genomic region of Castor canadensis chromosome 16, mCasCan1.hap1v2, whole genome shotgun sequence contains the following coding sequences:
- the LOC109681991 gene encoding interferon lambda-3-like has protein sequence MNLPCVPGLASHHTLLCPQALAQPIAGPRPHSRHLSHWLHRLQEALRKESTGCLQASVTFNLFCLLTRDLNCVTSGDMCV, from the exons ATGAATTTACCCTGTGTCCCAGGCCTGGCCTCTCACCACACCCTGCTCTGCCCACAGGCCCTGGCTCAGCCCATAGCAGGCCCCAGGCCCCACAGCCGCCACCTGTCCCACTGGCTGCACCGCCTCCAGGAGGCCCTGAGGAAG GAGTCCACCGGCTGCCTCCAGGCCTCTGTCACCTTCAACCTCTTCTGCCTCCTCACCCGGGACCTGAACTGTGTCACCAGTGGAGACATGTGTGTCTGA